From the Gallaecimonas mangrovi genome, one window contains:
- the pepA gene encoding leucyl aminopeptidase, whose translation MEFSVKSGSPEKQRSACIVVGVYEPRRLSPVAEQLDRISDGYISNLLRRGDLEGKVGQTLLLHHVPGVLSERVLLIGCGKERELDERQYRQIVQKTISTLNDTGSMEAVCFLTELHVKGRDTYWKVRQAVEATENGLYSFTQLKSKKEEPRRPLRKLTFNVPTRRELSLGEKAIRHGLGVTKGMTLCRNVANMPPNICNPAYLAESAKTLAKDYDKLSIEVVGEAQMEEIGMHSYLAVGRGSVNESMMTIIRYNGSPDKDAKPVVLVGKGLTFDAGGISLKPSEGMDEMKYDMGGAAGVLGTMASLAELDLPLNVIGVLAGCENMPDAAAYRPGDILTTLSGQTVEVLNTDAEGRLVLCDVLTYVERFDPECVIDTATLTGACVIALGKVASGLLSTHNPLAHELTNAADQSGDKAWRLPLFDEYQEQLESPFADMANIGGRPAGAITAGAFLSRFTKKYNWAHIDIAGTAWVSGKNKGSTGRPVPLLTQFLLNRAGEKPED comes from the coding sequence ATGGAATTTAGCGTAAAAAGTGGTAGTCCGGAAAAACAGCGCAGCGCCTGCATCGTGGTTGGTGTCTACGAACCCCGCCGCCTTTCCCCCGTTGCCGAACAACTTGACCGGATAAGTGATGGCTATATTTCCAACTTGCTGCGCCGGGGTGACCTGGAAGGCAAAGTAGGCCAAACCCTGTTGCTGCATCATGTTCCAGGCGTCCTTTCCGAACGGGTGCTATTGATCGGTTGTGGTAAGGAAAGGGAACTGGATGAACGCCAGTACCGCCAAATTGTCCAAAAAACCATCTCAACCCTTAACGATACCGGCTCAATGGAAGCCGTTTGCTTTTTAACCGAGCTACACGTTAAGGGCCGCGATACCTATTGGAAAGTGCGCCAAGCGGTTGAAGCCACCGAAAATGGCCTTTACAGCTTTACGCAGCTTAAATCCAAAAAAGAAGAACCGCGCCGGCCACTGCGCAAATTAACCTTTAACGTACCGACCCGCCGCGAATTGTCTTTGGGCGAAAAAGCCATTCGTCATGGTCTTGGCGTCACTAAAGGTATGACCCTTTGCCGTAACGTTGCCAATATGCCGCCCAACATCTGTAACCCGGCGTATTTGGCTGAGTCTGCCAAAACCCTGGCCAAAGATTACGACAAACTGTCGATTGAAGTGGTTGGCGAAGCGCAAATGGAAGAAATTGGCATGCATTCCTACCTGGCGGTAGGCCGCGGCAGTGTCAACGAATCCATGATGACCATCATCCGTTACAACGGCTCACCAGACAAAGACGCCAAGCCTGTGGTGCTGGTAGGTAAAGGCCTGACCTTTGACGCCGGTGGTATTTCATTGAAACCGTCCGAAGGCATGGACGAAATGAAATACGACATGGGCGGCGCCGCGGGCGTGCTGGGTACCATGGCCTCACTGGCTGAGCTTGACCTGCCGCTGAACGTTATTGGCGTGCTGGCCGGCTGTGAAAACATGCCTGACGCCGCCGCTTATCGCCCTGGCGACATTCTCACCACCTTGTCTGGCCAAACCGTGGAAGTGCTCAATACTGATGCCGAAGGCCGCTTGGTATTGTGCGACGTGCTGACCTACGTTGAACGCTTTGACCCTGAGTGCGTTATCGACACCGCCACCCTAACCGGTGCCTGCGTGATTGCCCTGGGTAAAGTGGCGTCGGGTTTACTGTCTACCCACAACCCGCTGGCCCATGAGCTAACCAACGCTGCCGACCAGTCTGGTGACAAAGCCTGGCGCCTGCCGCTGTTTGATGAGTACCAAGAACAGCTGGAAAGCCCCTTTGCCGACATGGCCAACATTGGTGGCCGTCCGGCCGGTGCCATTACCGCTGGCGCTTTTTTGAGCCGCTTTACCAAAAAATATAACTGGGCACATATCGACATCGCCGGTACGGCCTGGGTATCAGGTAAAAACAAAGGCTCTACCGGTCGCCCGGTACCGCTATTGACGCAGTTCCTCTTGAACCGCGCCGGTGAAAAGCCCGAAGATTAA